TTTATGATGTCTTACTTCCTTTTACAGTTAGTACACAACCTGACCATGACGTCAGAAAATATATCAGTCTGGCATCATTGCAACCAGTTTTGCCCGCTTGTTGGAAAGTCAAGAGCGATGACGAACCTCACCAATAAACAACTGCTTACTTAAGTAGCAAGGTATAGTGAAAATAAGCATACAATGAGCAAAATGGACTCCCAATCATCATGTAGTGTCCCAACAATTTTAATTTGAGAGTATCTATGTTGATTGTATGGTAGCAGGCTTAGTAGATGAGGGACCTCTCTCTCAGTTGAAGTTGATGATCATTTGAAGGAGGGGAGAGGCGGGGAAATCCATGGTGATGATTCCGAAGCGCCTGTTCTGCCCTATCAGTGCCATCAGGTAGTCGTACAGGCGGGCATTGATTCGCTGGGCGATGGCGTTGGGGTAGGCAAAGATGCCCGCTCCGCTGCCATAGGTGAGGAAGATATAGGCCTTGTTGCCAACAGGGGCAGTCTCCAGGTGTTCGTGCACACTTTGCCATTTCTCAGCCACATGCAGAAGGGTGGGGACCTGACGAGACAACAAGCATATGAGACTCAACAAAAATGTTTAGCCACAATTTAGTTTTCAAAATGACCGTCTCCTTACCTTCCAGTCGTCTGCAATGTCCAGGGAGCCGTAGCGCATGCCGAGGTCAGGTCCGCCAAAGTCCTGGAGGACAATGAGCTTCCCTCTGGCCTGTCCCACAGTTGGCATGAGCCGACTGTGCCACAGCAGGTCCCAGTCGGCGTAAAGGTGAATGTAGCTGACCACCGCCCCGTAGATGTCAAAGGTCTCACTGAACTCCTCCTTGAGCCGCATCAGCACCATCTCGCTGGGGTACTCACGTAGGAAGTCAGCCACGCCCTCCAGCACGTCACCGAAGTGCGCCCGCTGGTAAGACACGCCGTGGTGGATGGTGAGGTTGCCACGCACATGGCGCACACGAATGTCCAGGAAGCGCACACCGGCACGCAACTGTGACGCCAGGCTCCAGGACTGGCACTCGGCCAAGGCGCCGCCGTAGATGGCCATGGTGTTGTGGGTGCCAGGCATGGTGACCTCGGACAGCGGGCGGCTGTCCGGGAGGTCCGCCATCCAGGAGGGGTTGAGGAACTCGGGGGCCGCAGTGTCGTCATAGTCAGGCCTTTGGATGGCGCTGTTGCTCAAGCCAACAGCCCTGGTGGGTAATTAGATCAAAGGTCAATACTTAATCCCAAAGCTAGCTAATTATATTACTCATAACTGACTCTCACACCACTCTTACACTATCTTCTTTGCTTCATAACTACATAAATCTTAGATTGGCCTCTTCTATATTGTTCTGTCCTATCCAGTCATTCAGATTAGTGCTAATGAAGGAAAGAAGACTGTGAGTCTCCTTAAACTATTCAAGAATATTGAGACACAACCCCTGACTACCTTTGAAATAAGATACTCACCCCAGTAGGGTCATCAGCTCAATCAGCATCTTCCCCATCCTGGGGACTCCTTTGGTGCTTGCCATGTCTGATTCTTCAGTTATATTAATGGGGACTAAGTTTGGGGGCAAGGAAAGGAAGCACAGATGAATCTCAGGGAAATTGTTTGATGCTTCAGTTTTAGAATAGCAGCGATACAGGAATTGTTTTGTCGTTTTTGGTTTTGGGGGTTACAGGTACAATATCCATTTCCATTATAATCAGTTTATATAAAATGTACCCGTGGGCTGCCACACAAAATAAAAATGCAAGCAAGAAATACATAGTTTTAAGTAATAATAAATTCAGTATAAACAGGAAAAGATAATTGACATCATTATTTTACAGAATTAGGTATATTTGTCCAGGCCTCAATTATTCCTTGACTAGCAGCACCATTCATTCTCGCTGTCGATAATTCTAATGTTATCAGTTCTAATAGTAACGGTATCCACTGGTGAactgggagagagtgaggtgaTTGCCATCTAAGAGCCAACATGTCTTTTTGCGCTCTCGTTATTAAGTAACATAATAGATGCAAAGCATTGAGTATTTACAATGATGCAtttcaaaatacattttgtaACTTTCATTTTGTAACTTTGCCCCAGAAGCAACTAACTGCAGGGCACTCCCACATCATATGAAGGAATGTGCCTACCTGATTCAGGGGACAGAGTGAACAGTTGGGGACAATTTCATCATAAAACATTTCCTTGGTGTTAAACAGAGATAAATACAGATACTAAGGTCATATTTTTTCATATTAGGGTTGTTCAGAATCAATTATATCTGTCGACCATACTTTTTTAATGGCTAGTTCAGAATATGAGCTTTCCCAAAGTTGtttatagagatcagtcctttcgGGAGCCCAGATCATTCATTTATAAATACCATCATTGGATGGTTCGGTAG
This genomic window from Oncorhynchus clarkii lewisi isolate Uvic-CL-2024 chromosome 32, UVic_Ocla_1.0, whole genome shotgun sequence contains:
- the LOC139392274 gene encoding 1-phosphatidylinositol phosphodiesterase — its product is MPPHSFTQSVSVFLLLAVLLWLQGCQAEDYHLLGSVPINITEESDMASTKGVPRMGKMLIELMTLLGAVGLSNSAIQRPDYDDTAAPEFLNPSWMADLPDSRPLSEVTMPGTHNTMAIYGGALAECQSWSLASQLRAGVRFLDIRVRHVRGNLTIHHGVSYQRAHFGDVLEGVADFLREYPSEMVLMRLKEEFSETFDIYGAVVSYIHLYADWDLLWHSRLMPTVGQARGKLIVLQDFGGPDLGMRYGSLDIADDWKVPTLLHVAEKWQSVHEHLETAPVGNKAYIFLTYGSGAGIFAYPNAIAQRINARLYDYLMALIGQNRRFGIITMDFPASPLLQMIINFN